From Candoia aspera isolate rCanAsp1 chromosome 4, rCanAsp1.hap2, whole genome shotgun sequence, a single genomic window includes:
- the AGR2 gene encoding anterior gradient protein 2 homolog, which yields MEKNLASILILVLAVLHTLAKETTTKDGRKDPKVATETRPKLPQTLSRGWGDQLIWTQTYEEALFKSRTSNKPIMIIHHLEDCPHSQALKKVFSEHKDIQKLAENFILLNLIYETTDKHLAPDGQYVPRIMFVDPSLTVRADITGRYSNRLYAYEPQDTSLLYSNMQKALNLLKTEL from the exons ATGGAGAAAAACTTAGCATCTATCCTGATTTTGGTTCTTGCTGTTTTGCATACTCTGGCTAAGGAAACTACTActaaagatggaagaaaagaccCAAAAGTAGCCACAGAGACCCGCCCTAAACTTCCACAGACTCTGTCAAGAG GCTGGGGTGATCAACTAATCTGGACTCAGACTTATGAAGAAGCTCTTTTTAAATCCAGGACAAG caacaAGCCTATAATGATCATCCACCATTTAGAAGATTGCCCTCATAGTCAAG CATTGAAGAAGGTATTTTCTGAACACAAAGATATACAGAAATTGGCAGAGAATTTTATTCTTCTCAATCTTATT TATGAAACTACAGACAAACATCTTGCACCAGATGGTCAATATGTCCCCAGGATTATGTTTGTAG ATCCTTCACTGACAGTTAGAGCAGATATTACTGGAAGATATTCCAACCGCCTGTATGCATACGAGCCTCAGGATACTTCATTGT TGTATTCGAATATGCAGAAAGCTCTGAATCTGCTAAAGACAGAATTGTGA